In Paludibaculum fermentans, the genomic stretch CTGCGCCCGCCTGGCCCTGGGGCAGAATTCGACGCCTCCGGCCATCGAGGACGCTACCCGCGAAATCGACGACCTGGCCGTTCAGGTTCGGGTTCTGGAGCGCGAAGTGGCGGTCGGCGCCGACCATACGGAACGCCTGGCCAAGATCGCTGAGCGCAAGCAGAAGGTGGAAGCGGAATTGGCCGCCTTGCAGGAACGCTGGACCAAGGAGAGCGGCCTGGTTCTCAAGGTTCGCGAACTCCGCCAGGCCATCGAAACCGCAACGCCCGGCTCCGACGTCTCCGCCCAGCGTGCCGAGCTCGACAAGCTGTCGGCGGAGGTCGCTGAACTCCAAGGCGAGACGCCGCTCACTCGCGCTTGCGTCGACGCCCAGATCGTCAGCGAAGTCCTGGCTGCCTGGACCGGCATCCCCGTCGGCAAGATGCTGAAGGACGAGATCCAGACCACGCTGAACCTCGCCAGCCTGATGGGCCAGCGCGTCATCGGGCAGGACACCGCCCTGGACGTCATTGCCCAGCGCCTGCTCACCTCCAAGGCTTCGATGGACGATCCCAACCGCCCCATCGGCGTCTTCATGCTCATCGGGCCCAGCGGCGTCGGCAAAACCGAAACCGCGCTCGCCCTGGCCGACCTGTTCTACGGCGGTGAGAAGAGCCTCATCACCATCAACATGTCGGAGTTCCAGGAATCGCATACAGTCTCGACCCTGAAGGGCTCGCCTCCCGGCTATGTGGGCTACGGCGAAGGTGGCGTGCTCACGGAAGCCGTGCGTCGCAGGCCTTACTCCGTCGTCCTGCTGGACGAAGTGGAGAAGGCCCACCCCGACGTGCTCGAGCTCTTCTACCAGGTGTTTGACAAGGGGCACATGGAAGATGGCGAAGGCCGCGAAATCGACTTCAAGAACACGATCATCCTGCTCACCTCCAACGCCTGCACCGACACGCTGATGAAGCTGGTCGCCGATCCGGAGACTGCGCCTTCGCCCACAGGGCTCATCAAGGCCATGAAGCCGGAACTCGACAAGATCTTCAAGCCCGCGTTCCTCGGCCGCATGGGGCTCATCCCCTACTTCCCGGTTCGCGACGAGGCGCTGAAGTCCATCATCCGGCTCAAGGTTGGCAAGGTGCAGAAGCGCATCCTCGAGAATCACCGCATCCCGCTCTCCTACGACGAAGCCGTGGTGGACGAGATCGCCAATCGCTGTACCGAAGTGGAAAGCGGAGCCCGCAACATCGACAACATTCTCGGCAACACTGTATTGCCCGAGATCTCCCGGGTCCTGCTGACTGAGTTTGCGGAGGGACGCCGTCCCGCTGCCTTCCAGATCGCCGTGGGCGAAGGCGGGCAGTTCGTTTACACTTCAACGCCCAGCTAAACCAGGCCGGGTGCGCGGAGGCACTGTGTATGGGGGATCTGAAGCAGGCGAATCGGTTTCTTCAACTGGAAACGCCTCTCGGGGAAGACCGGCTGCTGCTCAAGTCGTTCGAGGGTACCGAAGAGATGTCTGGGCTGTTTCGCTATCAGCTCGAGATGGTCTCTGAGGAAAATGACCTGGACCTCGATCAACTTGTCGGCAAGCCGGTCAGCTTCGGAGTGCGTCTTCGGGAGAAGAAGGAGTTCCGCTGGTGGAACGGGGTCGTCAGTAAGGCTTGGCACTATCCTGACGAAGACAGGCTGGTGCACTACGGCGCGGAAGTAGTGCCGTGGTTCTGGTTTCTCACCCGTTCCACCGACTGCTTCATCCGCCAGAAGATCGAGGTGAAAGACGTCCTCAAGGATGTCTTTCGCCGCTTCGGCTTCAATCAGTACTCCGATCAGGTCAAACGGCCCCACACGCCGTGGCCCTATCTGACTCAGTATCGCGAGACGCACTTTGCGTTTCTCAGCCGCCTCATGGAGGAAGAAGGGATCTACTACTTCTTTCAGCATGAGAAAGGCAAACACACGATGGTGTTCACCGATGACAACGGCGTACACCAGCCCAGCCCGCATCAGTCGAGGATGAAGTTCCAGACGAACCGCGGGCCCGGTACCTTTCACGCTGAAGATTCGATCTACCACTGGGAGTTCCACAGCCAGTTCGAATCAGGAAAGTACGCCCACGCGGAGTGGAATTTCCTCACCCCCGAAATCAGCCTCAACTCTGAGGTGCCCGCCAAGACGAAAAAGGCTGCGGTGAAGCAGTACGAGATCTTCGACTACCCGGGCGAGTACGAAGAACGTCCCGAAGGCGACAGTTGGGCCACAACGCGCATGGAAGAGCAGGAACTCGATGACGAGTTCTGCAAAGGCTCCGGCGATAGCCGTGCACTCTCTCCCGGCTTCAAGTTCGATCTGTACGGGCACGATCGCAAGGACCAGAACCGGCAATACGTCGTCACCGAAATCAAGCACAGCGCCGAGGAAGGCAGCTTCTTCGCCGGCGACCTGAGTGGCCCGGGCCGCTACACCAATTCCTTCAAGTGCATTCCGGCCACCGTGCAATACCGGCCGAAACGGAAGACGCCCAAGCACACCATGCGCGGCGTCCAGACCGCCATTGTCGTGGGCCCCAAGCCGGAAGAGATTCATACTGACGATC encodes the following:
- the tssH gene encoding type VI secretion system ATPase TssH — its product is MAANLKSLVSKLNDTARQTLESAAGLCVARTHYNVEIEHFLLRLLENSDGDSSRIFHHFGLDPSRLDAELNKALDRFKRGNGRTPAFSESLIQMFSDGWTLGSLEYNAASIRTGFTVLALTQNEALWRMARESSRELGRIQPEQLKSELMGIIAGSIEDAEGDEALEEGATPAPARKTGGKTPNLDQFTVNLTEHAKAGKIDSVLGRDTEIRQLVDILMRRRQNNPILTGEAGVGKTAVVEGFATRVANGDVPPALRNVTVRTLDLALLQAGAGVKGEFENRLKGLIEEVKSSATPIILFIDEAHTMIGAGGQAGQNDAANLLKPALARGELRTIAATTWSEYKKYFEKDPALARRFQVVKVEEPSEDVCCTMLRGIVTSLEKHHNVRILDEAVNSAVRLSHRYLAGRQLPDKAVSILDTACARLALGQNSTPPAIEDATREIDDLAVQVRVLEREVAVGADHTERLAKIAERKQKVEAELAALQERWTKESGLVLKVRELRQAIETATPGSDVSAQRAELDKLSAEVAELQGETPLTRACVDAQIVSEVLAAWTGIPVGKMLKDEIQTTLNLASLMGQRVIGQDTALDVIAQRLLTSKASMDDPNRPIGVFMLIGPSGVGKTETALALADLFYGGEKSLITINMSEFQESHTVSTLKGSPPGYVGYGEGGVLTEAVRRRPYSVVLLDEVEKAHPDVLELFYQVFDKGHMEDGEGREIDFKNTIILLTSNACTDTLMKLVADPETAPSPTGLIKAMKPELDKIFKPAFLGRMGLIPYFPVRDEALKSIIRLKVGKVQKRILENHRIPLSYDEAVVDEIANRCTEVESGARNIDNILGNTVLPEISRVLLTEFAEGRRPAAFQIAVGEGGQFVYTSTPS